In Spirosoma aureum, a single genomic region encodes these proteins:
- a CDS encoding SusC/RagA family TonB-linked outer membrane protein: MSKILLGSWLLSLLFCLPALAQDVTVSGRVTSSDDGSPLPGVTVQIKGATRGTNTDAQGNYRLTSPANGQLVFSFIGYTTQEVPINNRSTINVALAGDSQQLSEVVVIGYGTQSRQDATGSIGSVKGSAIAQMPIQSFESGLAGRTPGVQITVPNGVLNNPPVFRIRGTNSISLSSYPLIVVDGVPTFTGDQGSTNAPSNPLASINPNDIESMDVAKDAAATAIYGSRAANGVVFITTKRGKSGKVKVNYDGWVGFSDTYRLPEMLNASQYINYKSAAVANNPTASTVKFTQTNDANGNPIDTKWYDYIYRKAVSHSHNLNISGGSENTNYYFSAGYTAQQGIIRKNDFNRMNVLFNVDSKLSKFFTIGGKIAYSNERNLSAGSSGSLNGESFNTSGLGRVGLVLPPILSPYNNDGSYNLNGSAIGFANNIAGTSVSYPNPAPMIDLNRSNTENDHIQSNAYLQFKPLDWITLRSSYGIDYLLVDNDLYQSPITSDGYASNGNATANFRKLKTWLWTNTAQFDRSFAGSHNFSLLLGQEQQRTTQTGYGLNRINISDPNYTVIQAGWATSNASSALYTENYLLSVFGRLNYNFKEKYFLSGNLRQDEYSALGVKKGTFYGLSAGWEISQEGFWKSAHLDNVFSNFKIRGSYGKVGNIGGINDYSPYSLYASGLYGGVPTLYFQSVGNTNLKWETSTKTDVGFTFGLLNNRITGELAYYKNDIDNLILNVAQAPSTGIPGPLGPVTSVVYPPQNVGAMYNKGLEVSLNARVINTKAFQWSSNFNITFNKNEVTALAPGLNVIQTSTGSLETVNQTAPGYSLGQLWVVRTGGVDPATGKRIFINSAGQNVYYQYYAPTGQFNYSTTPDGKTRYVSPTGGSSITQAADGVMYANVNPKVYGGWDNNFKYKNFDLGVLLTYQLGFYVYYGTNAGLHDQRFWNNATDVLTDAWQKEGDTGKKYAKPVFNDNTSNGSAFPMDINVFKGDFLKVRSLTLGYTLPAALLSKAKITNLRFYVSGQNLGVLTKYPGPDPEVSSNGSGIGGNSSQGVDRNTVGNARTITIGLRAGF; encoded by the coding sequence ATGAGCAAAATTTTATTGGGAAGTTGGCTGCTTTCGCTACTTTTCTGTTTGCCAGCTCTGGCGCAGGATGTAACCGTGAGCGGACGTGTCACTTCATCCGACGACGGGTCTCCCCTACCAGGCGTGACCGTACAAATCAAAGGTGCTACCCGTGGTACAAACACCGATGCACAGGGTAATTACCGACTAACTTCTCCAGCCAATGGTCAGTTGGTTTTTAGTTTTATTGGCTACACGACACAGGAAGTCCCCATCAACAATCGATCAACAATCAACGTCGCCCTCGCTGGCGATTCTCAGCAACTCAGTGAAGTAGTCGTGATTGGTTATGGAACCCAAAGCCGTCAGGACGCTACCGGTAGTATTGGATCGGTAAAAGGTTCGGCGATTGCTCAGATGCCGATCCAAAGCTTTGAATCGGGCCTGGCAGGTCGTACACCAGGGGTTCAGATTACGGTTCCGAATGGTGTACTTAATAACCCACCGGTTTTCCGGATTCGCGGAACAAACTCCATTTCGCTTAGCTCGTATCCGCTCATCGTTGTCGATGGTGTACCTACCTTCACCGGTGATCAGGGTTCTACAAACGCTCCCAGCAACCCGCTGGCCAGTATTAACCCGAACGACATTGAGAGCATGGATGTAGCCAAGGATGCGGCTGCAACTGCTATCTACGGAAGCCGCGCAGCGAATGGCGTGGTATTTATTACCACCAAACGCGGCAAATCGGGTAAAGTAAAGGTTAACTATGATGGCTGGGTAGGTTTTTCAGATACCTATCGCTTACCTGAGATGTTGAATGCCAGCCAGTATATTAATTACAAATCGGCGGCAGTAGCCAATAACCCCACAGCATCGACCGTAAAATTTACGCAAACCAACGACGCCAACGGAAACCCCATCGATACGAAGTGGTACGACTACATTTATCGGAAAGCGGTTTCGCATAGCCACAACCTGAATATTTCGGGCGGCAGCGAGAACACAAACTACTATTTTTCAGCGGGTTACACAGCCCAACAGGGTATTATCCGTAAGAACGATTTCAACCGCATGAACGTGCTGTTTAATGTCGACAGCAAGCTTAGTAAGTTCTTTACCATTGGCGGCAAAATCGCTTATTCTAACGAGAGAAATCTCTCGGCGGGTTCGTCTGGATCGTTGAACGGCGAATCGTTCAATACCAGTGGTCTGGGACGTGTTGGCCTGGTATTACCTCCAATTCTATCTCCCTACAACAATGATGGCTCGTACAACCTTAACGGGTCTGCTATCGGTTTTGCCAATAACATTGCTGGAACTTCTGTTTCCTACCCCAATCCAGCGCCTATGATCGACCTGAACCGGTCTAACACAGAAAATGACCATATCCAGTCTAATGCTTATCTGCAATTCAAACCGCTGGATTGGATCACGCTGAGAAGTAGCTATGGCATTGATTATCTGCTGGTTGACAATGATCTCTACCAGTCGCCGATTACCAGCGACGGTTACGCCAGCAATGGTAATGCCACAGCTAACTTCCGTAAGTTAAAAACATGGTTATGGACCAACACCGCCCAGTTTGACCGCTCGTTTGCTGGTTCTCATAACTTTAGCCTTCTGCTTGGTCAGGAACAGCAACGTACGACCCAGACGGGTTATGGCTTAAACCGCATCAACATATCTGACCCCAACTATACGGTGATTCAGGCCGGCTGGGCAACCAGTAACGCATCAAGCGCACTTTACACCGAAAACTATCTGCTATCCGTTTTCGGGCGGTTGAACTATAACTTCAAAGAGAAATATTTCCTTAGCGGCAATCTGCGTCAGGACGAATACTCGGCACTGGGCGTGAAAAAAGGTACATTCTATGGCCTTTCGGCTGGCTGGGAAATTTCACAGGAAGGGTTCTGGAAGTCGGCTCACTTAGACAATGTGTTCAGCAACTTTAAAATTCGGGGTAGCTACGGTAAAGTAGGCAATATCGGTGGTATCAACGATTACTCACCCTATTCGCTCTATGCATCTGGTCTGTATGGTGGTGTGCCAACCCTGTATTTCCAGAGCGTGGGTAATACGAACCTGAAATGGGAAACCAGTACCAAAACCGATGTCGGTTTTACGTTTGGTTTGCTCAACAACCGCATTACGGGCGAGCTGGCTTATTACAAAAACGACATCGACAACCTGATCCTGAACGTAGCACAGGCTCCCTCTACGGGTATTCCGGGACCACTTGGCCCGGTTACGTCTGTCGTATATCCTCCACAAAACGTTGGAGCGATGTATAACAAAGGGCTAGAAGTTTCGCTTAATGCGCGGGTTATCAACACCAAAGCTTTTCAGTGGTCGTCGAATTTCAACATAACCTTCAACAAAAACGAAGTGACGGCACTGGCTCCTGGGCTTAATGTAATCCAAACCTCTACGGGTTCGCTGGAAACAGTGAACCAGACGGCTCCCGGTTACTCACTTGGCCAGCTATGGGTCGTTCGTACGGGCGGTGTTGACCCGGCAACGGGTAAGCGGATCTTTATTAACTCGGCTGGTCAGAATGTTTATTACCAGTATTATGCCCCAACTGGTCAGTTCAACTACTCGACCACGCCCGATGGAAAAACCCGTTATGTAAGCCCAACGGGCGGTTCATCGATCACTCAGGCGGCTGATGGCGTGATGTACGCCAACGTTAACCCCAAAGTGTATGGCGGCTGGGACAATAATTTCAAGTATAAGAATTTTGATCTGGGCGTACTGCTCACCTATCAGTTAGGTTTTTATGTCTACTACGGTACTAATGCCGGTCTGCACGATCAACGTTTCTGGAACAACGCTACCGATGTGCTGACCGATGCCTGGCAAAAAGAAGGGGATACCGGCAAAAAATACGCGAAGCCCGTATTTAACGATAACACGTCTAATGGATCGGCGTTCCCGATGGACATCAACGTGTTCAAAGGTGACTTCCTGAAAGTACGGTCCCTGACCCTGGGTTATACGCTTCCAGCGGCCCTGCTGTCGAAGGCGAAAATCACGAATCTGCGTTTTTACGTGAGTGGCCAGAACCTGGGCGTACTCACCAAATACCCTGGTCCTGATCCAGAAGTATCGTCGAATGGCTCGGGTATTGGCGGTAACAGCAGCCAGGGCGTTGACAGAAATACGGTCGGCAATGCCCGCACCATCACCATTGGCCTCCGGGCTGGCTTCTAA
- a CDS encoding RagB/SusD family nutrient uptake outer membrane protein: MKKKINKSILVCLTLSLLGLSSCDRTLLNPIPQTTVLDALALSTPTRVQNQVLSLYGALKDGNFYGGRYVIYGDIRGEDFINETSNLVTGSDVWGLNATNSATAVVNLWYFGYLTINKCNLFLDGMAAGGTTVVGTEAAAKYIAEAKFIRALSYYSLLQSYARPYADGNGSKPGLPLRLTGISSVGQSNLARSSVADVYAQVLKDLNEAEAALPATYATSSDNTTRAHKNTAIALKTRVYLTMQNYASVVTEANKIVSATAPFKAPTGVANTLQPDITAIFTNYTTPESILSMPMTSTTGDFPGTQNQLAYYYSPSSANGGVGNSEYSLNAKGIIADTTWRASDKRRSFVKQTGTTTAKYWLTKYKAGSPFTDYVPVMRYSEVLLNLAEAKVRSTNAIDAQAVALLNAVRNRSDATKTYTAASFATSTDLINAILLERRIEFLGEGLRNNDLMRLLQTIPAKGTVPAKAPSEPNYIWPISSSELALNSLATDN; this comes from the coding sequence ATGAAAAAGAAAATAAATAAGTCAATACTAGTTTGTCTGACACTGTCACTGTTGGGACTCAGCTCCTGCGACAGGACTCTGCTTAACCCCATTCCCCAAACTACCGTTCTCGACGCTTTGGCCCTGAGCACACCAACCCGTGTGCAGAACCAGGTACTATCGCTATACGGAGCGTTGAAAGATGGGAATTTCTACGGTGGTCGGTACGTGATTTACGGCGACATTCGGGGTGAGGATTTCATTAATGAGACCTCTAATCTGGTTACTGGTTCAGATGTATGGGGCCTGAATGCAACGAACAGCGCCACGGCTGTTGTCAACTTATGGTACTTTGGTTACCTGACCATTAACAAGTGTAATCTGTTTCTGGATGGCATGGCGGCTGGAGGTACTACCGTTGTTGGTACCGAAGCTGCGGCTAAATACATTGCCGAAGCTAAATTTATTCGGGCTTTAAGTTATTATAGCCTGCTCCAATCCTATGCGCGTCCTTATGCAGATGGCAATGGCAGCAAACCCGGCCTTCCACTTCGGTTGACAGGGATTAGCAGCGTTGGGCAGTCAAATTTAGCCAGAAGTAGCGTTGCCGATGTTTACGCGCAGGTTCTGAAAGATTTGAACGAAGCCGAAGCCGCATTGCCCGCTACGTATGCCACAAGCTCAGATAACACAACCCGTGCTCATAAGAATACGGCTATTGCGTTAAAGACACGGGTTTATCTGACCATGCAGAATTACGCCAGTGTTGTTACAGAAGCGAATAAAATCGTTAGTGCAACAGCGCCTTTCAAGGCCCCAACGGGTGTAGCCAACACCTTACAGCCTGATATTACGGCGATATTCACCAACTACACCACTCCCGAATCGATCCTGTCTATGCCTATGACATCAACAACGGGCGATTTTCCGGGTACGCAGAACCAGTTGGCCTATTATTATTCGCCAAGTTCGGCAAACGGCGGTGTAGGTAATTCGGAGTATTCGCTGAACGCAAAAGGAATTATAGCGGATACAACCTGGCGGGCATCCGATAAACGGCGTTCATTCGTGAAGCAAACGGGTACTACAACCGCAAAATACTGGCTGACCAAGTATAAGGCCGGTAGTCCGTTTACCGATTACGTACCTGTTATGCGCTACTCCGAAGTGTTGCTGAACCTGGCTGAAGCCAAAGTTCGAAGCACCAATGCCATCGATGCCCAGGCCGTAGCGCTGCTGAATGCGGTTCGCAATCGTTCAGATGCCACAAAAACCTACACAGCTGCCAGCTTTGCCACATCTACCGACCTGATCAATGCGATCCTGCTGGAACGGCGGATTGAATTTTTAGGTGAAGGCTTACGGAACAATGACCTGATGCGTCTGTTACAGACAATCCCGGCGAAAGGAACGGTACCTGCGAAAGCGCCATCTGAACCAAACTATATCTGGCCGATTTCGTCGTCTGAACTGGCCTTGAATTCGTTAGCTACTGATAATTAA
- a CDS encoding S8 family serine peptidase codes for MKNFRRAPVIKISYIICFSLLLHSVSAQAQDVSGQPPRNWPYLDPTADSVAGISLYKAYELLKGRTSVPVVVGVIDSGVDIAHEDLRDVIWSNPKEIAGNNTDDDKNGYTDDLNGWNFMGAKDGTTYEYDQPEITQTYTLLKDKYDQANRANLSPTEKRQYDTYQAAKKIFLQRYQGVRSKRLAFADTTQFWKVAARIGTLLPDSALTQKAIRTVNPGNDSVALAVRDLLASAYNPAYGSFLAYTKLIRLNWARFRLVTASDADIAYNPAYNPRQAIGDNPADPTERYYGSPTLVIGQSQQLAVHGSHVAGIIAARRGNGIGIDGIADNARIMMVAVVPANGDERDKDVANGIRYAVENGAKVINMSFGKRLSPFKEQVDAAIRYAEEHDVLIVHAAGNNGENFDSIPAYPSARYENGQIAQNVLVVGNNTWRLDGGLAARSSNYGLQTVDLFAPGTDILSTVPNNQYAVFSGTSMAAPHTAGVAALLRSYFPTLTAVQVKDILLKSSYKPGIVVRKPGRSTQQVPFTSLSKTGGLLNAYEAVKLALANASEQPGGPAKPH; via the coding sequence ATGAAGAACTTTCGCCGGGCGCCAGTCATAAAAATTAGTTATATCATCTGCTTTAGCCTGTTACTGCATTCGGTTAGTGCGCAGGCTCAGGATGTATCAGGCCAACCTCCCCGAAACTGGCCTTATCTCGACCCCACCGCCGATTCGGTAGCCGGAATTAGCTTGTATAAAGCCTATGAGTTGCTGAAAGGTCGAACGTCGGTTCCGGTTGTGGTAGGTGTCATCGATTCGGGAGTAGACATCGCTCACGAAGATTTGCGGGATGTCATCTGGTCAAATCCTAAAGAAATCGCTGGTAACAATACGGACGATGACAAAAATGGCTATACCGACGATCTGAACGGGTGGAACTTCATGGGTGCCAAAGACGGCACTACGTATGAATACGACCAGCCCGAAATCACGCAGACGTATACCCTCCTGAAAGACAAATACGATCAGGCAAACCGCGCGAACCTGTCTCCAACTGAAAAACGGCAATATGACACCTATCAGGCGGCCAAAAAGATCTTTCTGCAACGTTACCAGGGAGTGCGGTCGAAACGGCTGGCCTTCGCAGACACGACCCAATTCTGGAAAGTAGCCGCCCGGATCGGTACGCTTTTGCCAGACAGCGCACTAACGCAAAAAGCGATTCGGACTGTTAACCCAGGAAACGATTCAGTAGCGCTAGCTGTCCGTGATTTGCTGGCCAGTGCTTACAATCCAGCCTATGGATCATTCCTGGCCTATACCAAATTAATCCGGTTGAACTGGGCGCGATTTAGATTGGTAACCGCCAGTGATGCCGACATTGCCTACAATCCAGCGTATAATCCCCGTCAGGCGATTGGCGACAATCCGGCTGATCCTACCGAACGCTATTACGGTAGTCCTACTTTAGTAATTGGCCAATCGCAGCAACTAGCCGTTCATGGAAGCCATGTGGCAGGTATCATCGCTGCCAGACGCGGTAATGGCATTGGCATCGATGGTATTGCCGACAATGCCCGTATTATGATGGTAGCCGTTGTTCCAGCCAACGGCGATGAGCGCGATAAAGATGTAGCCAATGGCATTCGGTATGCCGTTGAAAACGGAGCCAAAGTCATCAACATGAGTTTTGGCAAGCGTTTATCTCCCTTTAAGGAACAGGTTGATGCGGCCATTCGGTACGCCGAAGAGCACGATGTGCTGATCGTTCATGCCGCCGGAAACAACGGTGAAAACTTCGACTCGATTCCGGCTTATCCATCGGCCCGCTACGAGAATGGTCAGATAGCCCAAAACGTACTGGTTGTGGGCAATAACACCTGGCGCCTTGATGGCGGATTAGCTGCCCGGTCATCGAACTATGGCCTACAAACGGTCGATCTGTTTGCACCCGGTACCGATATTCTATCTACCGTTCCCAATAATCAATATGCCGTTTTTTCGGGCACAAGCATGGCTGCCCCCCATACGGCAGGGGTAGCAGCGTTGCTTCGGTCCTACTTTCCAACTTTGACTGCCGTACAGGTGAAAGACATTCTCCTGAAAAGCAGTTATAAGCCCGGTATTGTTGTGCGCAAGCCTGGCCGCTCGACCCAACAGGTTCCATTTACCAGTTTAAGCAAAACGGGCGGTCTATTAAATGCCTACGAAGCGGTAAAACTGGCTTTGGCCAATGCTTCAGAACAACCCGGCGGCCCGGCAAAGCCACACTGA
- a CDS encoding SDR family oxidoreductase: MKTENQRTALITGANKGIGKEVARQLAQRGFAVFIGARDLAKGRETSEELCRAGYEATFIQLDVTDPVSIRNACGTFSQKADHLDVLVNNAGILEDHGETIVKLNPELLDRTFKSNVSGPIMVIQDFLSYLEKSPTGGRIINVSSGAGALTDMDTYAPAYSISKTALNAVTKQFAGALRNQKIAVNCVDPGWVRTDMGGTSASRPVEKGAETIVWLATDAPQHETGKFWHDKREIDW, from the coding sequence ATGAAAACAGAAAATCAGCGTACGGCTCTGATCACCGGAGCTAATAAAGGTATTGGAAAAGAAGTTGCCCGCCAATTAGCCCAACGTGGCTTTGCCGTTTTTATTGGCGCCCGTGATCTGGCAAAAGGCCGCGAAACATCCGAAGAGTTGTGCCGGGCAGGCTATGAGGCTACATTTATACAACTCGATGTGACCGATCCAGTCAGTATCAGAAATGCCTGTGGTACCTTTTCGCAGAAAGCGGATCACCTTGATGTATTGGTCAATAATGCCGGTATTCTGGAAGATCACGGCGAAACGATTGTAAAGCTGAACCCTGAATTACTCGACCGCACATTCAAATCGAATGTCAGCGGGCCAATCATGGTCATACAGGACTTTCTGTCTTATCTGGAAAAAAGCCCTACTGGTGGCCGTATCATTAATGTATCGAGTGGGGCCGGGGCTTTGACTGATATGGATACCTATGCCCCGGCTTACAGTATTTCGAAAACGGCCCTGAATGCGGTAACAAAGCAGTTTGCCGGCGCTCTCAGAAACCAGAAAATTGCTGTAAACTGCGTTGATCCAGGCTGGGTCCGTACCGATATGGGCGGTACTAGTGCCAGTCGCCCTGTCGAGAAAGGGGCCGAAACCATCGTTTGGCTTGCTACAGATGCTCCCCAGCACGAAACCGGTAAATTCTGGCACGACAAACGGGAAATAGACTGGTAA
- a CDS encoding porin family protein, giving the protein MKPLNILLSLGLLLPVLAEAQVSPATQPATTTSQSTTLNANSRPSVRPPATRAAGSDAATPSTSTGSKPNRQQELYDQYHGITKKPTPPPPAPASAPVAPVVVTSEPAPKPEAPEPTPAMTSAPEETQVANQNANFRIGIRGGVTYPVYLEKVAGSDPAISFVGGLVMQFGRGKFSFQPEINYSRITQKLLSSGFGAVESKYAVDQVVVPLLLKISTGTFEGNRFFVNVGPYGAYLASTSINGLKREVPSNTGRFSFGAALGIGAMLKAGPGHVTIEARGLYNLGNSTDGVITDSKTIIAEGTLGYVFPLGGR; this is encoded by the coding sequence ATGAAACCGCTGAACATTCTGCTAAGTCTTGGACTACTATTGCCTGTCTTAGCAGAGGCCCAAGTCAGCCCAGCGACCCAACCCGCGACAACGACATCCCAATCGACAACCCTTAATGCCAATAGTCGCCCGTCGGTACGTCCCCCCGCGACCCGCGCTGCCGGTTCAGATGCCGCTACCCCGTCGACATCGACAGGCTCGAAACCTAATCGACAGCAGGAACTATACGATCAATATCACGGCATAACGAAAAAACCAACACCACCTCCACCAGCGCCAGCATCAGCACCAGTGGCTCCGGTAGTTGTAACCAGCGAACCGGCTCCTAAGCCGGAGGCACCGGAACCAACTCCAGCCATGACCAGCGCTCCGGAGGAAACACAGGTAGCTAACCAAAATGCAAATTTCCGAATTGGCATACGAGGAGGTGTTACTTATCCTGTTTATCTGGAAAAAGTTGCAGGATCTGACCCAGCCATCAGTTTTGTTGGCGGTCTGGTCATGCAGTTTGGTCGCGGCAAATTCTCTTTTCAACCCGAAATCAATTATAGCCGGATTACACAAAAGCTGTTGAGTAGTGGTTTTGGAGCAGTAGAATCAAAATACGCTGTCGATCAGGTTGTCGTACCGTTACTACTCAAGATTTCGACGGGCACGTTTGAAGGAAACCGCTTTTTCGTCAATGTCGGCCCGTATGGTGCCTATCTGGCCAGTACCAGTATCAACGGCCTCAAGCGTGAGGTTCCCAGTAACACGGGCCGCTTTTCATTTGGTGCAGCGCTGGGCATTGGTGCCATGCTAAAAGCGGGGCCTGGCCACGTAACCATCGAAGCCAGAGGTTTATATAATCTCGGCAATAGTACGGATGGCGTTATTACGGATTCAAAAACGATTATTGCAGAAGGCACGCTCGGCTATGTGTTTCCGCTGGGTGGTCGCTGA
- a CDS encoding SDR family NAD(P)-dependent oxidoreductase — MGIKTALITGANAGIGLATAKALAQRSFDLILLCRNEQKGLDAQAEVRKANPAVRVDLLTVDLADGDSVSRAAEKIKSDYTRLNVLINNAGYTPAAIEFTADGIEKSFYANHIGHFILTYRLLDLLKKTAAQTGDARIISLSSGAHALGRKARFFRHIETLSSWAAYGDDKLANLLFAKAAARQLAGTGITSYSVHPGAVRTNFGSDTPGLLGQVFRLAGPFMRTPEVGAQTSVFLASAPLKSIGERNNGAYFADSRPKAPSNRDATDENADWLWERTLAYVV, encoded by the coding sequence ATGGGAATCAAAACAGCTCTCATAACGGGAGCCAACGCCGGAATTGGACTGGCTACTGCCAAAGCGCTGGCGCAACGTTCGTTCGATCTTATTCTGCTTTGCCGCAATGAACAAAAAGGCCTTGATGCACAGGCCGAAGTGCGGAAAGCTAACCCGGCAGTCCGGGTCGATTTGCTGACGGTCGATTTGGCTGATGGTGACTCGGTAAGCCGGGCCGCCGAGAAAATCAAGAGTGATTATACGCGGCTCAATGTGCTGATCAATAATGCCGGATATACACCGGCTGCTATCGAATTTACTGCCGACGGTATTGAAAAGTCGTTTTATGCTAACCATATTGGGCATTTTATATTGACCTATCGCTTGCTGGATTTGCTTAAAAAAACGGCGGCCCAAACCGGCGACGCGCGTATTATCAGTTTATCATCCGGAGCCCATGCCTTGGGCCGTAAGGCTCGTTTTTTTCGGCACATCGAAACGCTCTCGTCATGGGCCGCCTATGGCGACGATAAGTTGGCAAATCTATTGTTTGCGAAAGCTGCAGCCCGTCAATTGGCCGGAACGGGCATTACATCGTATTCGGTGCATCCGGGAGCCGTACGAACCAACTTCGGGAGCGACACCCCCGGTTTGCTGGGTCAGGTCTTTCGGTTAGCCGGGCCGTTTATGCGAACGCCCGAAGTCGGGGCGCAAACGTCTGTATTTCTTGCATCAGCTCCACTCAAATCCATTGGTGAGCGTAACAACGGAGCCTATTTTGCCGATAGCCGTCCAAAGGCACCATCGAATCGGGATGCGACGGACGAAAATGCTGACTGGCTATGGGAGCGAACCTTAGCCTATGTGGTGTAA
- a CDS encoding head GIN domain-containing protein: protein MKTLITGIFLALATLFNQAANAQDGIVGNGQIVKQQRTIGSFTKLSVRVGMRVHITAGSASQAELEGESNVLEHVVTTVKNGELTVMLNENTRFKNTKGVTVTIHVPKLNQVLVSTGCSVTSDLPIQADNLTATVETGSNLTASVTAKSLKLTVQQGSKATIQGTATSATIRLSGAGKLDAARLTIARAIIELDGASQANIHVTETLSASASGVSSITYSGNPTVTSQEATGMSKIRKQG, encoded by the coding sequence ATGAAAACCCTTATCACTGGCATTTTTCTCGCATTGGCAACTCTTTTTAATCAAGCTGCCAATGCGCAGGATGGTATTGTTGGGAATGGACAGATTGTGAAACAACAACGAACGATCGGCAGTTTTACAAAACTGTCCGTACGTGTGGGTATGCGGGTGCACATAACGGCTGGCAGTGCCAGTCAGGCTGAGCTTGAAGGTGAAAGCAATGTGCTTGAACACGTTGTGACTACTGTAAAAAATGGCGAACTGACCGTAATGCTCAACGAAAACACGCGATTCAAAAATACGAAGGGCGTAACGGTCACGATTCATGTTCCGAAGCTGAATCAGGTTTTGGTCAGCACTGGCTGTTCAGTTACGTCCGATCTGCCCATTCAGGCTGATAACCTGACAGCAACCGTAGAAACGGGTAGTAATCTGACGGCCTCTGTCACGGCAAAGAGCCTGAAACTGACTGTTCAGCAAGGATCAAAGGCAACGATTCAGGGAACGGCAACCAGTGCTACAATACGGTTGAGTGGCGCAGGCAAATTAGATGCAGCCAGGCTAACAATTGCCCGTGCAATCATTGAACTGGATGGCGCTAGTCAGGCAAACATTCATGTAACCGAAACGTTGTCGGCATCGGCAAGTGGAGTTAGCTCGATCACCTATTCGGGAAACCCGACCGTAACGTCGCAGGAAGCAACAGGCATGTCGAAAATCCGTAAGCAAGGCTAA
- a CDS encoding MarR family winged helix-turn-helix transcriptional regulator yields the protein MNAMSEVVQDQKAETRFSACLLFSANALARAITAIGDEEFGKFGMCYSHAYLLCEVVGQPGITPSQLSETLYLTPSTITRLVEKLELKHLVRRESEGKKTLIYPTEEGEALQPAIAQAWDRVGERYSKALGETDVCRLTQQVFKATQALGESL from the coding sequence ATGAATGCAATGAGCGAAGTAGTGCAGGACCAGAAAGCCGAAACCCGGTTTAGTGCTTGCCTGCTGTTTTCTGCCAATGCGCTGGCTCGGGCCATTACAGCCATTGGTGACGAGGAATTCGGGAAGTTTGGCATGTGCTATTCGCACGCTTATTTATTGTGTGAAGTTGTTGGTCAGCCGGGGATCACCCCATCGCAATTGAGCGAAACGCTGTATTTAACCCCATCAACTATTACACGCCTGGTTGAAAAACTGGAACTGAAGCACCTGGTTCGTCGCGAATCAGAAGGCAAGAAGACGTTGATTTATCCAACAGAAGAAGGCGAAGCGCTACAACCCGCTATTGCTCAGGCCTGGGACCGGGTAGGAGAACGTTATTCGAAAGCGCTCGGTGAAACGGACGTATGCCGGCTTACACAACAGGTATTTAAGGCTACCCAGGCACTGGGCGAAAGCCTGTAA